A single window of uncultured Sunxiuqinia sp. DNA harbors:
- a CDS encoding NADH-dependent [FeFe] hydrogenase, group A6: MEMINLTIDNKSLVVKKGTTILEAASSIGIDVPTLCHMHLHDMNIENKPGGCRVCVVEVKGRRNLAPACCTDVADGMEISTHSMRAVNARRTIVELILSDHPADCLICPKSGKCDLQNMAHHLGIREIHYQGEQSHYREDTSPAIIRDIDKCILCRRCETMCNEVQTVGVLSTINRGFEAVVSPAFEMNLDHSSCTYCGQCVAVCPTAALTEVDETGAVIRALSDPTKTVIVQTAPAVRAALGEEFGMDAGTLVTGKMAAALRRLGFDHVFDTDFAADLTIMEEGTELLARLNKYLAGDKEVKLPILTSCCPAWVKFFEHHFPGMKDIPSTARSPQQMFGAIAKTYFAEKMEVKREDLVVVSIMPCVAKKYESSREEFAVEGNPDVDYALTTRELAQLINLANIDFKALPDEEFDNPMGESTGAGVIFGTTGGVIEAAVRTAYEVQTGKTLKRLDFEELRGMEGLRKATIDFEGLPINIGIAHGLGNARKLLEEIKTGKSEFHAIEIMSCPGGCIGGGGQPYHHGDVEILKKRQKAIYEEDKSKSIRKSHGNPSIKKLYDEFLGQPLSEKAHHLLHTKYFDRS; this comes from the coding sequence ATGGAAATGATCAATTTAACCATCGACAATAAATCCCTGGTTGTTAAAAAAGGAACAACCATTTTAGAAGCTGCATCAAGCATTGGTATTGATGTACCCACACTTTGCCACATGCATTTGCACGATATGAATATCGAAAACAAACCCGGCGGTTGTCGCGTTTGCGTTGTCGAAGTGAAAGGACGACGTAATTTGGCTCCGGCTTGCTGCACCGACGTTGCTGACGGCATGGAAATCAGCACGCACTCTATGCGTGCAGTTAATGCCCGCCGTACGATTGTTGAGCTGATTTTATCAGACCATCCGGCCGACTGTCTAATCTGTCCAAAATCAGGAAAGTGCGATTTGCAAAATATGGCTCACCATCTTGGAATCCGCGAAATTCATTATCAAGGGGAGCAATCACACTACCGCGAAGACACCAGTCCGGCTATCATTCGAGATATTGACAAATGTATTCTTTGCCGACGCTGCGAAACCATGTGTAACGAAGTACAAACGGTTGGTGTGCTTTCTACTATCAACCGTGGATTTGAGGCTGTGGTCTCGCCAGCTTTCGAAATGAATCTGGACCATTCGTCCTGCACTTACTGCGGACAATGTGTGGCAGTTTGCCCAACCGCTGCATTAACCGAAGTGGATGAAACCGGAGCTGTCATTCGGGCACTTTCCGATCCTACAAAGACTGTTATTGTACAAACGGCTCCGGCAGTGCGTGCGGCATTAGGCGAAGAATTTGGCATGGATGCCGGCACATTGGTCACCGGAAAAATGGCTGCTGCTTTGCGTCGTCTCGGCTTCGATCATGTATTTGATACCGACTTTGCTGCCGACCTTACCATTATGGAAGAAGGAACTGAACTGCTTGCCCGCCTCAACAAATACCTTGCAGGCGACAAAGAAGTCAAACTACCAATACTAACCTCTTGTTGTCCGGCTTGGGTGAAATTTTTTGAACATCACTTTCCCGGAATGAAAGATATTCCATCAACAGCCCGTTCCCCTCAACAAATGTTTGGTGCAATAGCCAAAACTTATTTTGCTGAAAAAATGGAGGTGAAACGAGAGGATTTAGTGGTGGTATCTATCATGCCCTGCGTGGCTAAAAAGTATGAAAGCAGCCGTGAAGAATTTGCTGTTGAAGGTAACCCTGATGTGGATTATGCACTCACAACACGCGAGCTCGCACAATTAATCAACCTAGCCAACATCGACTTTAAAGCCTTACCAGATGAAGAGTTTGACAATCCAATGGGCGAGTCAACCGGAGCGGGTGTCATTTTCGGAACAACCGGTGGTGTTATTGAAGCTGCTGTTCGCACTGCTTACGAAGTTCAAACCGGAAAAACGCTGAAACGTCTGGATTTTGAAGAGCTGCGTGGCATGGAAGGATTGCGTAAAGCGACGATCGATTTTGAAGGATTGCCAATCAATATTGGTATTGCCCACGGACTTGGAAATGCTCGGAAATTGCTGGAAGAAATAAAAACCGGCAAAAGTGAGTTTCATGCCATTGAAATCATGTCATGCCCCGGAGGCTGTATCGGAGGTGGTGGACAACCCTACCATCATGGAGATGTTGAAATTCTGAAAAAACGTCAGAAAGCAATTTATGAAGAGGACAAAAGTAAGAGCATTCGTAAATCGCACGGAAACCCATCCATCAAAAAACTGTATGATGAGTTCTTAGGTCAGCCACTAAGTGAAAAAGCACATCACTTACTGCATACGAAATATTTTGACAGGAGCTAA
- a CDS encoding (2Fe-2S) ferredoxin domain-containing protein: MTKVKSLADLKKLKEEVQSKIKLREKGDHPENLIQIKVSMGTCGIASGAKDTMNYFIEELDHQGIDALVTQTGCMGYCYAEPTIELTMPGKQPVVYGDVNKTKAQEIIDKHIKLNELVDGIIPVSYKTL, from the coding sequence ATGACAAAAGTAAAATCACTTGCGGACCTTAAAAAATTGAAAGAAGAGGTCCAGTCAAAAATTAAGCTTCGGGAAAAAGGAGATCATCCCGAAAACCTGATTCAGATAAAAGTTTCGATGGGCACCTGCGGAATAGCTTCAGGAGCAAAAGACACGATGAATTATTTTATCGAAGAACTCGACCATCAGGGAATTGATGCCTTGGTTACTCAAACCGGATGTATGGGATATTGCTACGCCGAACCAACTATTGAGCTTACCATGCCCGGCAAGCAACCTGTCGTTTATGGCGATGTAAATAAGACGAAGGCACAGGAAATTATCGACAAGCACATTAAATTAAATGAACTGGTAGATGGCATCATACCGGTTAGCTATAAAACCCTTTGA
- the nuoE gene encoding NADH-quinone oxidoreductase subunit NuoE → MPKIKLTDKTINQIKDICAEFNNQEGELINVLHQVQSKLGYLPAEVQEVIAKELKMSVAKVYGVVTFYSFFTMLPQGEHPISICMGTACYVRGAEQVLTEFKRQLKIEVGQTSPDGKFSLSSLRCVGACGLAPVVTVGEKVYGRVSPQQVGQIISEYQEG, encoded by the coding sequence ATGCCCAAAATAAAACTTACAGATAAAACGATCAACCAGATAAAAGACATCTGCGCTGAATTTAATAATCAGGAAGGTGAACTGATTAATGTACTTCACCAGGTACAAAGTAAACTGGGGTACTTACCTGCCGAAGTGCAGGAAGTCATTGCCAAAGAATTGAAAATGTCGGTTGCCAAGGTATACGGCGTGGTAACTTTCTACTCGTTTTTCACCATGCTGCCTCAGGGCGAACATCCCATTTCTATTTGCATGGGAACGGCTTGCTATGTGCGTGGTGCGGAACAAGTACTGACTGAATTTAAACGTCAGTTAAAAATTGAGGTTGGCCAAACTTCACCCGACGGTAAATTCTCGCTAAGCAGCTTACGCTGTGTGGGTGCTTGTGGATTAGCTCCGGTGGTAACTGTTGGCGAAAAGGTATACGGACGGGTTTCGCCTCAACAGGTAGGTCAAATTATTTCCGAATACCAGGAAGGCTGA
- a CDS encoding S8 family serine peptidase — translation MKLIKTITIIFFIIQSTYLFAQDVAYYIQIEDPDIVPEITKDKDSDILKVKAKDNDLNLLYSKYSIKKFKKAFPQAVTPSLENVYFIKCNDKMLVKELKEKYKNAIPRLSNVGKLMLTYEPNDYGLAMGQSYLDLINVKDAWDIVLGLPKIDIAISDTHFDLNHEDLNMTLLFGNNNGTSNHGTRVAGFAGAVTDNDTGIASIGFDTHLVVAPTYGNTWRTDSIDDYDNDVLELAAAGYRVINCSWETHGDFDSIRNDLYDEVRNVWGSLVVFGAGNSGSSHYGNNNPAYPGSYSANIDVTSVGHIHDVGSSQSPFDNNWKDVHEEAIGDSLSAHKHHPTIDICAPGYNVSTTDIMGSGINNGNYANDWGTSFAAPQVSATLGLIISVNPCLSADEAEAILLDNADASIYNIPENAHYIGRLGAGRLDVYAAVNAAAESATTYLQNLTLTGNQNIEDNYAIRVVDNVTVASGASINMITRKEVTIDKNFEVVSGAELTIDVDVNNTISCN, via the coding sequence ATGAAATTGATCAAAACTATAACGATTATATTCTTTATAATCCAGTCGACCTATTTATTTGCTCAGGATGTTGCATATTATATACAAATTGAAGATCCTGACATTGTACCAGAAATAACAAAAGATAAAGATTCTGATATTCTTAAAGTTAAAGCCAAGGACAATGATTTAAACCTGCTTTACAGCAAGTATTCAATCAAGAAATTTAAAAAGGCCTTTCCTCAAGCTGTAACTCCAAGTTTAGAAAACGTTTACTTTATAAAGTGTAACGATAAAATGCTTGTTAAAGAATTAAAAGAAAAATACAAGAATGCCATTCCCCGTTTATCTAATGTCGGAAAACTAATGCTTACCTATGAGCCGAACGATTACGGATTAGCGATGGGACAATCTTATTTAGATTTGATCAACGTAAAAGATGCATGGGATATCGTACTAGGCCTTCCAAAAATCGATATTGCTATTAGTGATACTCACTTTGACTTAAATCATGAAGATTTAAACATGACACTTCTATTTGGAAATAATAACGGAACCAGTAATCATGGCACACGTGTTGCAGGATTTGCAGGAGCTGTAACCGACAACGACACCGGGATAGCATCAATTGGATTTGATACCCACCTGGTAGTTGCTCCAACATATGGCAATACTTGGCGTACCGATTCTATAGACGATTATGATAATGACGTGTTAGAACTAGCAGCAGCTGGATACCGTGTAATAAATTGTAGCTGGGAAACTCATGGCGATTTTGATTCTATTCGTAATGACTTATATGATGAAGTTAGAAATGTATGGGGTTCGTTAGTGGTTTTTGGAGCAGGAAATAGTGGTTCAAGCCACTATGGCAATAACAATCCTGCCTACCCTGGATCCTACTCAGCAAACATAGATGTTACATCGGTAGGACATATTCATGATGTTGGCAGCTCTCAAAGCCCGTTCGATAATAATTGGAAAGACGTTCATGAAGAGGCAATTGGGGATTCATTGTCAGCGCACAAGCACCATCCCACTATAGATATTTGTGCTCCAGGCTATAATGTTTCTACAACAGATATAATGGGGAGTGGAATTAATAATGGGAATTATGCAAACGACTGGGGCACATCTTTTGCAGCTCCTCAGGTATCAGCCACCCTCGGATTAATCATTTCAGTTAATCCTTGTTTATCTGCAGACGAAGCAGAGGCCATTTTATTGGATAATGCTGATGCCAGTATTTATAATATTCCTGAAAACGCACATTATATTGGGCGTTTGGGAGCTGGAAGGTTAGATGTGTATGCTGCGGTGAATGCAGCTGCGGAATCAGCTACTACCTATTTACAAAATTTGACTCTAACTGGGAACCAGAATATCGAAGATAATTATGCAATCCGAGTTGTCGATAACGTCACCGTAGCTTCAGGAGCTTCGATCAACATGATTACCCGCAAGGAAGTAACTATTGATAAAAACTTCGAAGTAGTTTCCGGCGCAGAATTAACGATTGATGTTGATGTCAACAATACAATAAGCTGTAACTAA
- a CDS encoding NADH-quinone oxidoreductase subunit NuoF has product MTDYKIHLLVCGGTGCKASQSEQIKNNFKNQLQEVGLENDVQVIHTGCFGFCEQGPIVKIQPDNTFYVSVKPDDTMEIINEHIIKGRQVDRLLYTDPNTKAQITESKNMDFYKKQVRIALRNCGFINPENIEEYIGNDGYSALGKCLEEITPESAIKMIMDSGLRGRGGGGFPTGLKWDITRKVENEQKYVVCNADEGDPGAFMDRSILEGDPHTVIEAMAICGYCIGANKGLVYIRAEYPLAIQRLKTALNQAREYGLLGENILESEFSFEIEIRYGAGAFVCGEETALINSMEGKRGEPTFKPPFPSQEGYLGKPTNVNNVETFANIPPIINKGAEWFSSIGTEKSKGTKVFALAGKINNVGLIEVPMGITLREVIYDIGGGIKNGKEFKSVQTGGPSGGCLTKDFLDTPIDYDNLLAAGSMMGSGGMIVMDEDDCMVSIAKFYLEFTLDESCGKCTPCRIGNKRLYEILEKITEGKGTPEDLTKLRMLSHVIKDSSLCGLGQTSPNPVLSTLDHFMHEYEAHVDDGKCPAGQCKALLQYVITDEKCTGCTLCFRNCPVGAISGERRNPHYIDQSLCIKCGACYDKCKFDAIKIA; this is encoded by the coding sequence ATGACTGACTACAAAATACACCTGTTGGTTTGTGGAGGTACCGGATGTAAGGCTTCACAAAGCGAACAGATAAAGAACAATTTTAAAAATCAATTACAGGAAGTTGGCCTCGAAAATGACGTTCAGGTAATTCACACCGGATGTTTTGGTTTCTGTGAGCAAGGCCCTATTGTTAAGATTCAACCAGACAATACATTCTATGTTTCGGTTAAGCCTGACGACACGATGGAAATCATAAACGAACACATTATAAAAGGGCGTCAGGTTGATCGCTTGTTATACACCGATCCAAACACTAAAGCACAAATTACAGAGAGCAAAAATATGGACTTTTATAAAAAGCAAGTCCGCATTGCTCTGCGAAATTGCGGTTTTATCAATCCCGAAAATATTGAAGAATACATCGGAAATGATGGCTACTCTGCTCTCGGAAAATGTTTGGAAGAAATAACTCCGGAAAGCGCCATTAAAATGATTATGGACTCCGGCCTTCGTGGACGTGGTGGCGGTGGTTTCCCAACCGGATTGAAATGGGACATTACCCGCAAAGTTGAAAACGAACAAAAATATGTGGTTTGTAATGCCGACGAAGGCGACCCCGGTGCATTTATGGATCGTTCCATCTTGGAAGGTGATCCGCACACCGTCATCGAAGCAATGGCCATTTGCGGTTATTGCATCGGAGCCAATAAAGGATTGGTATACATTCGGGCTGAATATCCGCTAGCTATTCAACGACTAAAAACAGCTTTGAATCAGGCACGCGAATATGGTCTGTTAGGTGAAAATATATTGGAATCAGAATTCAGTTTCGAAATTGAGATTCGCTACGGAGCAGGAGCGTTTGTTTGTGGAGAAGAAACAGCCCTGATCAACTCAATGGAAGGAAAACGCGGAGAACCAACCTTTAAACCACCATTTCCATCGCAAGAAGGATATCTTGGAAAGCCAACCAACGTGAATAACGTAGAAACCTTTGCCAACATCCCTCCCATCATCAATAAAGGAGCGGAGTGGTTTAGCAGCATTGGAACCGAAAAATCAAAAGGAACCAAAGTTTTTGCACTGGCCGGTAAAATCAACAATGTTGGGTTGATTGAAGTTCCGATGGGCATCACCCTTCGCGAAGTTATCTATGATATAGGTGGCGGCATCAAAAACGGCAAAGAATTCAAATCAGTGCAAACCGGAGGCCCATCAGGTGGTTGTTTAACCAAAGATTTTCTGGATACTCCAATTGATTACGACAACTTACTGGCTGCCGGTTCTATGATGGGATCAGGCGGTATGATTGTGATGGATGAAGACGACTGTATGGTATCGATTGCCAAGTTCTACCTGGAATTTACCCTGGATGAATCCTGCGGGAAATGTACACCTTGCCGCATCGGCAATAAGCGGTTATACGAAATTCTGGAGAAAATTACTGAAGGAAAAGGAACGCCGGAAGACTTGACCAAACTGCGCATGCTAAGTCATGTCATTAAAGATTCGTCGTTGTGCGGACTGGGGCAAACCTCTCCAAACCCGGTTCTTTCAACCCTGGACCATTTCATGCACGAATACGAAGCTCACGTTGATGACGGCAAATGCCCGGCAGGTCAGTGTAAAGCCCTTTTGCAATATGTTATTACCGATGAAAAATGTACCGGCTGTACGCTGTGCTTCCGGAATTGTCCGGTTGGCGCTATTTCAGGAGAGAGGCGCAATCCGCACTATATCGACCAATCGCTTTGCATCAAATGTGGAGCCTGCTATGATAAATGTAAGTTTGATGCAATCAAGATTGCGTAA
- a CDS encoding T9SS type A sorting domain-containing protein: MYLENAVIKNGVEPYTIAWECKVPKGLYSYYTASDLLNDTTALEPQIRSTFGGKIKYVLNVTDSENNYAKDSIYVRFSSYIYLTGYHVYEVNKGDSVLFYDSPIIGGIGPLTYHWEPTIGLTNPDTLVTWCKTDSLTEWWTAYDVVATDSCGCASDPNRGYEVRINPTGSEELELGIVNGLNIRQEGTKIYFNNPHRLKAHITLYDLNGAICSFFDITNDHLEIANKLDSNGVYVVKISVGELTESSKFIKL, encoded by the coding sequence ATGTACTTGGAGAATGCAGTCATTAAAAACGGAGTTGAACCATATACCATAGCTTGGGAATGTAAAGTTCCTAAAGGATTGTATTCGTATTATACGGCCAGTGACTTGTTGAATGATACTACAGCTTTAGAACCACAAATTCGAAGCACGTTTGGGGGTAAAATCAAGTATGTACTAAATGTAACTGATAGTGAAAATAACTATGCAAAAGATAGTATTTATGTACGCTTTTCAAGCTATATATACCTAACAGGCTATCACGTTTATGAAGTAAATAAAGGAGATAGTGTCCTATTTTATGACTCTCCGATAATTGGAGGCATTGGTCCATTAACATATCACTGGGAGCCAACTATTGGCTTAACAAACCCAGACACTCTGGTAACGTGGTGCAAAACGGATTCCTTAACAGAATGGTGGACGGCTTATGATGTTGTTGCAACTGATTCTTGTGGCTGTGCTTCAGATCCCAATCGGGGCTACGAAGTCAGGATCAACCCTACAGGATCCGAAGAACTAGAACTGGGGATAGTTAATGGATTGAATATCCGTCAGGAAGGCACAAAAATCTATTTTAACAACCCACATCGGTTAAAAGCACATATCACACTATACGATTTAAATGGGGCAATATGCAGCTTTTTCGACATTACTAACGATCACTTAGAAATCGCCAATAAACTAGATTCTAATGGCGTGTATGTCGTTAAAATATCAGTAGGAGAACTTACTGAAAGTAGTAAATTTATTAAATTATAA
- a CDS encoding RNase adapter RapZ, producing MTAKYEKDKFQSKTGELFYPDKRYFSVIFVSYQKKENALDLKIKEEIIRLYESHFQEEMTVFEVLPQSGSYREYCRIKSANHQAIGSWNQDVKENIAFLEFSDHFFNQGVAVPEIYTVNKEKTCYIQEDLGNLTLFDYLSRTRELEGFSEKIIHVYQKVLIELPKLQIKAGKGINYDFCYPRAAFDKQSMMWDLNYFKYYFLKLAKIPFDEQALEDDFQKFSDYLLAADSDFFMFRDFQSRNIMLHDSKVAFIDYQGGRKGALQYDLASLLYDAKADIPQAVRNDLLEFYLDELEKYNSVNRDEFKAYFTGYVLIRIMQAMGAYGFRGFYEKKEHFLKSIPFALENLSYLLSNNNLPIELPELVKVLEALNQSIFLKKIGTKKGKLTVCVTSFSYKKGLPQDPSGNGGGFIFDCRAIHNPGRYEEYKQLNGKDQPVIDFLKANSEIDEYLSHVCALVDQSVSMYLERGFSHLSVSFGCTGGQHRSVYSAEQVAKHLNEKFPVSVILSHREQDF from the coding sequence GTGACAGCAAAGTACGAAAAAGACAAGTTTCAATCAAAAACGGGCGAACTATTTTATCCTGACAAGCGCTATTTTTCTGTTATCTTTGTTTCATATCAGAAAAAAGAGAATGCTTTGGATTTAAAAATAAAAGAAGAAATCATCCGACTGTATGAAAGTCATTTTCAGGAGGAAATGACTGTTTTTGAAGTCTTGCCTCAATCCGGCTCGTATCGTGAGTATTGCCGAATTAAAAGTGCAAATCATCAGGCGATTGGTTCCTGGAATCAGGATGTGAAAGAGAATATCGCTTTCCTGGAATTCTCTGATCATTTTTTCAATCAAGGAGTTGCTGTTCCTGAGATTTATACTGTCAACAAGGAGAAAACGTGCTATATACAAGAAGACTTGGGAAATCTCACTTTGTTTGATTATTTGAGCCGGACACGAGAGTTGGAAGGCTTCTCTGAGAAAATAATCCATGTGTATCAGAAAGTGCTCATTGAGCTTCCAAAGCTGCAAATTAAAGCCGGAAAGGGGATTAACTATGACTTTTGCTATCCGCGGGCAGCATTCGATAAACAGTCGATGATGTGGGACTTGAACTATTTCAAATACTATTTTCTGAAGTTGGCAAAAATACCTTTTGATGAGCAGGCGTTGGAAGACGATTTTCAGAAGTTCAGCGATTACCTGTTGGCGGCTGACAGCGACTTTTTTATGTTCCGTGATTTCCAGTCGCGCAACATTATGCTTCACGATAGCAAAGTAGCTTTTATCGACTACCAAGGGGGTAGGAAAGGAGCATTGCAATACGATTTAGCCTCCTTGCTCTACGATGCCAAAGCGGATATTCCACAGGCGGTTCGTAATGATTTGCTGGAGTTTTATTTAGATGAGTTGGAGAAATATAATTCGGTTAATCGGGATGAGTTTAAAGCTTATTTTACGGGCTATGTATTGATCCGGATTATGCAAGCAATGGGGGCATACGGCTTTCGTGGTTTTTATGAAAAGAAAGAACACTTTCTGAAAAGTATTCCGTTTGCCTTGGAAAACCTGAGCTATTTGCTGAGTAATAACAATCTTCCGATTGAATTACCGGAGCTGGTTAAGGTTTTAGAAGCCCTAAATCAATCTATTTTTTTAAAGAAGATTGGAACTAAGAAAGGAAAGTTAACCGTTTGTGTTACCAGCTTTTCGTACAAAAAAGGTTTACCGCAAGATCCTTCGGGTAATGGTGGTGGATTCATCTTTGATTGTCGGGCGATTCACAACCCGGGGCGCTACGAAGAGTATAAACAACTGAACGGTAAAGATCAGCCGGTGATTGACTTTTTAAAAGCCAATTCTGAAATTGATGAATATCTCTCGCATGTATGTGCCCTGGTTGATCAATCCGTAAGTATGTATTTAGAGCGTGGATTTTCACACCTAAGCGTAAGTTTTGGATGCACTGGCGGGCAACATCGTTCGGTCTATTCAGCCGAGCAAGTGGCCAAACATCTGAATGAAAAATTTCCGGTGAGTGTGATCTTATCGCATCGGGAGCAGGATTTTTAA
- a CDS encoding YdcF family protein encodes MGSKILKFLKRFVFAAGILFLILLGLSFTTSPYYAYHWLGTSLAEVNEKPEYIIMLGGGGMPSQSNLMRAWFVVDAAHQFPTSKVIISIPGNLNDSLSTPKRVATDLIKRGISKDRILFEQHGTNTRWQALNLRLLHGRLLTQKSLLIVTSPEHMRRSVLCFQKVGFTKVNALPAFENMLEADLSFDDDKLGGNQLPIPNIGKSKSFRYQFWNHLKYEILIARELAALGYYKLRGWI; translated from the coding sequence GTGGGCTCTAAAATCCTCAAGTTTTTAAAAAGATTCGTGTTTGCTGCCGGCATCCTTTTCCTGATTTTGCTGGGACTTAGTTTTACGACTTCGCCTTATTACGCCTACCACTGGTTAGGGACAAGTTTAGCCGAAGTGAATGAAAAGCCTGAGTACATTATTATGCTGGGAGGAGGAGGCATGCCAAGTCAATCGAACCTGATGCGAGCTTGGTTTGTGGTTGATGCCGCCCATCAATTTCCGACAAGCAAAGTCATTATTTCAATCCCCGGAAATCTGAATGATTCGCTTTCAACCCCCAAGAGAGTAGCCACAGACTTAATCAAAAGAGGTATTTCAAAAGATCGGATTTTATTTGAGCAACATGGAACAAATACACGCTGGCAAGCATTGAATCTAAGACTTTTACATGGCCGATTACTGACGCAAAAATCGCTTTTAATCGTTACCTCACCCGAACACATGAGGCGTTCTGTCCTGTGCTTTCAGAAAGTTGGTTTTACGAAAGTAAATGCCTTGCCTGCATTCGAGAACATGCTGGAAGCTGATCTTAGTTTTGACGATGACAAGCTAGGTGGAAATCAGCTACCAATACCAAACATTGGAAAAAGCAAATCCTTTCGCTACCAGTTTTGGAACCACCTGAAATATGAGATTCTGATTGCCCGAGAGCTAGCAGCCTTAGGCTATTATAAATTGAGAGGCTGGATTTAA
- a CDS encoding ATP-binding protein produces MNELSLHILDIAQNSIRANAGLIQIHVKELPDEDLLSIQIKDDGDGMKQCQADRAENPFFTSRTTRKVGLGIPLLKQNAEQTNGQFQLQSTEKIGTTLTVSFGFHHFDRPIIGDIAGCLLILISNETQADLLYTHQTSKGTFELDTREIKKELDGIPLSTPEIQLFLKEMILGNLEQIQISE; encoded by the coding sequence ATGAATGAGTTGTCGCTCCATATTTTAGACATTGCACAAAACTCCATCAGAGCCAATGCCGGGTTAATCCAGATTCACGTGAAGGAATTACCTGACGAGGACTTGTTGTCCATCCAAATAAAAGACGATGGTGACGGCATGAAACAATGTCAAGCGGATCGAGCTGAAAATCCTTTTTTCACGTCAAGAACAACCCGAAAAGTTGGATTGGGAATTCCACTATTGAAACAAAACGCAGAGCAAACAAACGGGCAGTTTCAACTTCAATCCACCGAAAAAATCGGAACAACATTAACTGTCAGTTTTGGGTTTCATCATTTCGACAGGCCTATTATAGGCGACATTGCAGGATGCCTGTTGATCTTGATTTCGAATGAAACCCAAGCTGACCTTCTTTACACACATCAAACCAGCAAGGGTACATTTGAATTAGACACACGTGAAATAAAAAAGGAGCTGGATGGGATACCGCTTTCAACACCTGAAATACAACTATTTTTGAAAGAAATGATTCTGGGTAATTTAGAACAGATTCAAATAAGCGAATAA
- a CDS encoding tail fiber domain-containing protein, producing the protein MKKLLLFCILSFFAFLFSANAQFKVLSTGKLAINGGTIYNAARVNVSDTDNSTIYSKLFLSSGWGDAIKSQVNRTDGITFSGWYNSSRTFMVFGNGDVWSATNIYSSDSTLKSNIENVKSPTQVINKLRGVTYFMKNDKKTKKTKHSGLLAQEVKAVLPDLVYEDDKGVKGIAYVELIPYLIEAIKEQQQVIDEQNDRLENIENNCCNNDGSLKSATLGKTDQLNLDGTAKLYQNAPNPFSTQTTIRFEIPETVGNAQLYICNMTGSLLKNIAINQRGKGNVVINGNEFKAGMYLYTLVNDGKIIDTKQMLLTE; encoded by the coding sequence ATGAAAAAGCTTTTACTATTTTGTATCCTTTCATTTTTTGCATTTTTATTCAGTGCAAACGCTCAATTTAAAGTACTAAGTACCGGCAAACTAGCTATTAATGGCGGAACTATATACAATGCTGCCAGAGTAAACGTTTCAGATACTGATAATTCAACTATTTACAGTAAGCTCTTCTTATCGTCTGGATGGGGGGATGCAATAAAGTCTCAGGTTAACAGGACAGACGGTATCACTTTTAGTGGCTGGTATAACAGCAGTAGAACCTTTATGGTCTTTGGAAATGGTGATGTTTGGAGTGCTACGAATATTTATAGTTCTGACTCAACTTTAAAATCAAATATTGAAAATGTTAAAAGTCCGACTCAGGTAATCAATAAATTACGAGGGGTTACTTATTTTATGAAAAATGATAAGAAAACGAAAAAAACAAAACACAGCGGATTACTGGCTCAAGAAGTAAAGGCAGTACTTCCTGATCTTGTTTATGAAGATGACAAGGGTGTAAAAGGGATTGCCTATGTTGAACTAATCCCGTACTTAATTGAAGCCATTAAAGAACAGCAACAGGTAATAGATGAACAAAATGATAGACTTGAAAACATCGAAAACAACTGCTGTAATAACGACGGCAGTCTCAAGAGTGCAACACTCGGAAAGACCGATCAGCTTAATTTAGATGGTACTGCAAAGCTTTATCAAAATGCCCCCAACCCTTTCTCCACACAAACAACCATCCGTTTTGAAATCCCGGAAACGGTTGGCAATGCCCAGCTCTATATTTGTAACATGACAGGTTCACTACTAAAGAACATTGCAATAAACCAAAGAGGCAAAGGAAACGTAGTTATTAATGGCAATGAATTCAAAGCAGGCATGTATCTTTACACATTGGTAAACGATGGAAAGATTATCGATACTAAGCAGATGTTGTTGACGGAATAA